The DNA window GCAATAAACCTCTGCAAGTTTACAACTTCTGCTTTCAATCCCCACATCTCAGTATAAAATACCTTAGCACTGGTGATTGATCCAAAAGGAGAAAACTCTTTCCTTAACTTCTCATCATCAATGGTGTCATCCAAGTTCTTAATGTAGAGGTTCACCCCCTGAAGCAGAAAGATCTGTTAATTGCACTCCTATACCTCACACATTTCctaagacagtggttctcaaaatatgGGCCCCAGACATGCAGTAGCAGTATCTCTGGGTACTTGtcagaaatgtaaattctcaggccAGAACCCACAGCTAATGAATCAAAAGCtgtgggacccagcaatctgttttcACAAGCCCTGCAGGGGATTCTGACGCAGGCTCAAAGCTGAGAATCTACTGCCGAAGACTCTGACAGGACCATCGATACAGTCCCAGCCTTTCTCACAGCTGGTCTGGCTGACCACTGACCTAGCAGGGCTCTCCTTACACCGTTCCAAACAAAGTGGTATCATTTAAGTAAACAGAACGCGTATGACTAAGAACAACAGGCTGAGGCTTCCAGCATAGAGTtcctaaatgaataaattatcttCATCCTTGTTCCAGAACCGCTGCTGTTATCTGGTAGGTACATCCTGTTAAACCTGATGATCCTGAGAGAAATGAGAAGAGGAGACTCATGGTCCCCAAAGAGAAAGCCTGCCAAACTAAGGATGCTTTTGCCAACATCTCGTGATACATCCCCTGCTGGTAGGCTGGGCTGAGACCACCTCTTACCTGATACCGACTAATTCTCTCCTGTTTCAGCTGTTCAAATTTTCGCTTTAACTCGGCCTGCCGTTCCACTTTCTTCTGTGCACGGCCGACGAAAATGACTTTCCCGctgatttcttttccattcatctccTCCACGGCCTGAAGAGGAAATACATGACTTTAAATCAAGATGCAGAGGCAGGGACCTTGCTCTGGAGGTCTGTTAAGTCCCACCAAATATTCTGAGAGAAAAATCTTCCCTACAGGgctaaaaattaatttcactctGAAGTCAGCTAAGCCAATCCAaacttcctcatcagtaaaatggggttaatatttAAATGGGTCACTGGTCCAGATAATTCAGTGAAAAGACTGTACAGCTGTATAAATACAAGCATGGCAGACATGAGCCGAGGTTGATAATCTGGCTGTCACTAAATTTCTTAGGTTCTTTCAGGGTACTGAGTGATACATGTTGAGGGCCTAGCACAATGCTTCTCCCGGAAGCGGCTACTCTTCTTTTATCAGATCAGCAACTCGGGTCCCTTGGTTCCCTCACCTATGAATGGGAACAAACGCCTGCCCTACTCTTTCAACCTACAGGGCTGAAGAGCTGAGGTGATGGGCACATGCCAAGTGCTTTGAAAACAGTTCTGTGAGATCCCTCGGGAAGACAATCCAGAGCTCAGTGACCAGGCATCACTACTAGGTACTAAGACAATTACAGCTCCGCTCTACTATGTGATGGCAAGGCCCTGCCCACACACTAGGGCCACTCCCTACAAATCCTCCCCGGCCCTCATGGTGCTCTCACCTTATTGGCATCCTCGTGTTTTTCGTAACTCACAAAGCCAAAGCCTTTGGATTTCCCACTGGGATCTCTCATCACCTTGACACTTAGAGTCTTACCTATTACCAAAGACAGAACTATTAGTAACAGCATCTCTATCACAGCTCAAGGAGAGAAGGCTTCTCCTCTAGGAGCCCACTTGAAGCAACCTCCTGCTGAGCCCAGATGGACTCTAAACAAGAGGCACCATGCCTGGCCTTCTACTTCTGACCAAGCTGCTGAGATGACCTTGGGGATGGGACAAAGTAGGATGAAGCCAAGTGCCGAGGCCTGGAGTCTATTCCTATCTACCCTGTGGCCTTTGTCATACAAGGCATTTTACTTCTGGGTCTAGGTGGACTCATCTGGTAAGTAAAAATAGATGAATTCCAGGTCTGGTGGACTGTGAAAGGGGACACATGGGGCAAAGGACCCTGACTTACCAAACTGGCTGAATAGCTCTTTCAGACTCTCATCATCCACCTCTTCCCCAAAGTTTTTGATATAAACATTGGTGAATTCCTTAGCTTTGGCTCCAAGCTCAGCTTCCCGCTCTTTTCGAGACTTGAATCTGCCCACAAACCTAAAAAGAAACCGTGAAAAACTGTGATCACTCAGAGGAACAAAACATGATTTCCAGGGGCCCGAAGGAATGCAGATTAAAGGCTGAAAGGAGAGGTTAAAACACACGAGTTCCCATCCAACCACCAAGAGAGCAAGCTCAGAGACGTCCCAACTCcccagcagaaagagaaagaggcaggacTGTCCTACAAGGACCAGCCCCAGGGCTCCTGGCTCAGGCCAGGGCTCCTCCTACCACATCACACTGCCTTCGTGAAGAAACCTGATGACCATGTTTTTAAAACGTTCATTTCTGTGCATCTATGTAAATGCATAGAAAAGGTCTGGAAGGATACAAaccaaactgttaacagtggttaaTCCTAGGAGTGAGATTGTTGGAGTGAACTAAGAGGTAGCCTttgctttttttactttatttgttttGGTGCTGTTTACACTTAATAGGGAAAGGTATCCATAAATGAAAATTCTTTAGGCTTCTTTTCAGTGATACCTTTAGAAGACCACTGGGCACGTGCACATCATTAACGCAAGCCATCCCCTGGTCTGTTCAGTAACACAAAAGGACAGAAATGACTTTTGCTTGTCATAACCAAGATTTATTGTCCCTTCTCTCCCTGCATGGCTTAACCAAGATCCCCATCTCTCCATTCTGAAATAACCACACCAAAGCAACAAGGTCTATTATGAACAGTCTTCTGCAATGGGATAAAACTTTTCATTGTAACCAAATTAATTATTGCTGTGGAGCCAGCCTTGTATTTGAAGGCCACCGAGTCATAAATTAGCCAAGTGGAGGGGACAATTTGCATCAACCCCTAGCGAGTGACCCCACGGACAGACCTGAATCACAGAaggccaaggtcacatggctagtacACAGCTCCTGGTCAGTCCAGGGCCCTCTCCACTCTGCCGCTGGCCAAGACCCCTGCTCAGAGTGGGCTTAAGAGCTGCCTTCCAGCCAGCCCCTGTTGCCGACGCTCACAAAACCCACAGACGGATGCTTTTAAGGGAGAGGCGGCAGGCCAGCCATGGCTTGGGCAGAAAGCCCACCTTGGCGAGTCAAAAGGGCTGCCACGGCTCGGGCAGGGAGACTCACCAGCCCTGGAGTGGAGAGGTAGGAGCAGGCCACACTTGGGCCGAGAACCAGTAGCCGCCTTGTGTGTGCCAGTTAATACCGAGGTGGGGCCACGGCTGGCTCATGCGACGGCTGTTGCTCCGGACTGGGACACTCACACTTTGCGGTCATTGAGGAGCATGCCATTCATCTTCTCGATGGCCTTGTCGGCAGCCTCCTGGGTCTCGAAGTGGACAAAGGCATAACCCTTAGAGCCGTTCTCATCACACACCACCTGTCAAAGACAAGGCGGGCCACTTCAGCGCCACTACCCAGCTGCAGAGACTCGAGAGCCGTGTGGGCTCCTGGGTCTGAGAGGCCTGCAGCCCGTCCATTTTCAAAAGGCAGGAGACTACAGCAGGTACCCAATAATGTTCCATTTACAAATGGTAGCCACCAATTATGCTGCTTCTATTCCAAATGTTTTCttactccatttaaaatatattaagatctGGGTGCAAAACCACAGGGCTACAGAATGATGAACCATTTTCCAAGCCCACAACAGAATTTCAGTCTAGTGTGGAGTCAGACATGTAAACCACCACCACACAAGTTGTACAAAATGCTCCACATAAACAGGTgtgtggagaaggaagagggtgaATTCATGCTTCTAAAATGACTAAGTACAGCTTCCTGGAGACCAGAGGCATTGCTCTGGTACTTGCCAGCCCCCCACTCCCCAGGAGAAACCTTTTGATGCCTTCCAAAACTAGAAAACAGGAAGgatatttcaggcagagggaagaataaACAAAGACACGAAAGCGCCTGCTGGTTTATGCTGGGCTGTGGCATCGAGATTTGCTGCAGTGAACTTTTAGACTTCAGAGCCATTTCcagcattttgaaaattatcataCCCGGTCGCCTAATTCCAAGCAATTCCTCATTTGGTATTTGTTCTCATGATTCTGTAACTATTCTGCTGAAATCATTTAATCAGTGTTTACCTTGCAGGACAGAATGTTtccaaaagcagaaaaagtatCATAAAGTGCCTTGTTATCTATAGATTTGTCCAGGTTCTTGATGAAGACATTTCCCACGCCAGATTTTCTCAAAGAGGGATCCCTCTGAGACCACATGATACGGATTGGCTTTCCCTTAATCACATCAAAGTTCATGGTATCCAAGGCCCGCTCAGCTGCAAGAGAGAAACATATTTCAGTCAAGGATATAGAATGTTACCTGCCACCATCCCAGGAACAGGTAACTCCAGAACTTTCAAGGTAAGCACTCTGATGAAATGCAACTCTATCAAAATTAAAGGACATCAGATTCCTCTAGCCTGCAGTGCCACTGGGGCTAAGTTCTAGCTAATCGTCCTCCTTCAGGGTAGAAGTCTCAACCCCTCTGGGGTAAGGAGGTTACGCAAGAAAATCTAAATGGGTTTATAGCACCAGGATCAAATAACACCTCACATTTGACTAAGCTTTATCATTTATAAACGACTTTGCAGCCTACTACCCACCGGGATGGAGGTGGAAGAGGTGAAATGATCCCTCttataaaatgtacaaacttATGTTCAGGATGGCTAAACGGTATAGCTAACTACTGACTAAGAAACTAATGGCAGACTTTCCGATTATTTTTCAGTAAGGTATTGCATCAGCGTTATCAACTAGCTGTCACTTAGTTTACAACCTGTCTATGAGACAAATGACTAAAAAAACCTGTGAGCGTTCGATTGGGGAAAATGTGCTATCTCCAAATTCAGCccagtttcttatattttcaatttctgcGAACAGAAATTGATTCAGACAAAAAAGCCTCAATCATCAAAATGATGGCCACATATGGAAATGTTCTTTGTATCAGGACAAGGATGAAACTGCAACCCCTTTCTGCCTAAGTTGACAGTGGAGGCAGGCCCTGTACCTAGTAGTTTCTAGGCTACCTAGAAGCCTTCATCTGCATTCTACGGAATTCCAGGACTTTCAAATGCCTTGGTGCCCAACAAAGTTCTCAACCCAGTGCTTGGGGATGCTTCCTTAGCTTCCCAACCAAATCCATGCATACACCATGGAGACCATTTAAAGAACCAGAGGCCAAAACAACCCTCACCTGTCAGCAGAACACTTCTCTTTACTGGTAGTTAACAAGGACCCAGACCCACTTCCCCTGACTTATGCACTGACATCTCCCAGAATCTCCTCCTCCACGAAGGGATGGGGGTAGAGGGTGTTTCTCCTGCCTCAAGGCACCATCTCActtaaaacaggaacacaatccctaACTCTGCCCCTCCACAGGCTCAGCTGTCCGGTCAGCCAGCAAGGTATCTCCTTTTCCCTATTTCCAACCATCTTTCCCACTTTCCTCAGGTGGGCTGGTTCAGCATGAGAGGGGAGGAGATCAGGGAAAGGGGGGACGGCAGATCCAAGTCAGTGCAAGTCTGGGACAGAAAGAAGGGCTCGTTTGTGACGACTCTGTGATCCACAGCCTGGGACCCCTAACTGTGTTGCGTGAATTAGCAACGAAGGAGCCCATTTCAACACAGCTCCTGTCTATTTCCAGAGAGGGCTGCACAAGGCAACTCGGCTTAGTCTGACAAATCTGGCTGCACTTATTTATAGCAGGGAGAGGTCCTGCAGAGGTATGTGTTGGCAGACACACTAACCAATGGCTTCTGCTACTATCTCTAAGTGACAGGACTTTTGCTCAGAAGAGTCAAGGAGGCAGACAACAGCCAATGTGCCCACTACTCCCCCCGAAAAAGGCCACACTCAGCTACCTTCTTTGTGCCCTGTGGCCAGACACAACTCAGAGTACACTGAACTGACGGTAGCAGTACCTTGTGTCTCTCAACAAGTCCAATTCTCTGGTCTCAGCTGCATCCTGGGCAAGTGACATTCTCTGTGCTTCACGGACACTGAACAAAGTGGCGACAAAAATAGGGACCCGGAGATCCTTGGCCACAGAATGGCTTGTTTCTCCCAGTAATGGTCTCTACAgttgttcctttttattctgcAGTCACGTGCAGCCCCTGATTAGGTTTCTTCTGGCCTCACTCGGGCCAGGCCTGCAGCATACCTCTCCACGCTCCAGGCTATGGCCCCAGTCAGGGCTGGCAGAGCACTGCACCCACAGTCCCAGCTTAGCCTCCCACCTTTTGCAGCTGCTTTTCTCCCTCAGAAGTCCTATTTTCTTCAGATGGGATGAAGTAAAAGGGTTTTGACAAGTATAAAGCACTGTGCACAGGTGAGGCGATAATCCCCACCAGCCTAGCGGATTTCCAAGAGGCGCTTCCCCAGACTACCTGCGTACCACGCTCCACAGCCCAGGGCTTGTCCAGAGAAAGAACTCCTCCGCCCCAGTGGCAAACACGCAGACGAGGGAGCTGGCCCGGCACGACACACACTCTGGTGTTGTTAACACAAGTGCCTGCTCAAGTTCAACACACAACATTGCTCCCCTGCTTCCTACCTGCCCGGAAAAGCCCCTTTATCAGCACAAAGTCAAAGACTCTTAGCCCAGGGTACAGTAAGGTGAGGGGGCAACAGCTTTGCCTAGTAAAATTTTTGAAGGAATTGTGTTTCAATCATCCTGCCTTTTCCGCAGGCCTGTGAGGGGCCCGAACCCCTGGCCACTGACCAGGTAAGGCTCACAGAGCAAACCACCCACATACAGAATGACAGCAACTTCCTTCTGGTCCCGTTTTACAGCCTCCTTGGGCTCCAACCCCACCAGCACCCATCAGCCCAAGGTCACCCGGTTAGCAAGTGTTGTGGAAGCAAGACTGAAACTCCGGTCCTCTGATGCCAAGATCCCGCGTTCTCAACCCCCATGGCCCGTCCCCGACTAGGGCTTCTGCGGCAACGTGCTGTCGCGATGCTCCCTCCACGGGGGTGGGGACCTGCCCGGAGAAGGAATCTTAGGGTCCCCAGAAAGCCCACGGACGTGTGGCCACCGCTTGTACTCACCGTCAGCCGGCTGCTGGAAGTTGACGTAGGCATAACCCAGGGAGCGGCGGGTGATCATGTCGCGGCACACCCGGATGGACAGCACAGGCCCCGCAGGACTGAACTTTTCGTACAGCATGGCCTCGGTGACGTCCGAGTGCAGGTCACCCACGTACAGGGAGGCCATGGGGTAGCTGCTGGCCGCAGCGTtcatctccccagcccccagcaccccGAGCCCCGCCAGGAGGACTTCTTAGGGGGGGCCACACAGGACAAAGGGGGCTCCGCTCCGAGCCGCGGCCCACAGGTGGCAGCGAAGCTCAGAGAAGCTGGAGTCGGCCCCGAAGGCCGGAGAGGAGTGCGGGGACGACTCGGACGAGACTGCCCAACCGCAGACAAAAGGCTCTCAAAAACAATATGGCCCTCCCTCCCTGGGAGTTTGTTAATTTTCAGCTGTCCTGGTCTGGAAGCTCCCAAtttcaaaaaaatggaaacaatgaaaACGCGGACTGTCCTCCAAATTACAAAAATTCTTCCCGAGGCAACCCAGTGGTGCCCACGGCGGCCTCCGGAACGTGCGTTTCTCTATAAATATAGGCCTCGGGCTCCCGGCGGTTTAAGATTACAGCAGCCCGGGGAAGAGGGAAACCAAATATTTGTCGGTGCCGACTCGGCAACCCCCGGGCGGCCGGAGCGCGCAGCCACCTCCCACGCCGGGCCGGCGAAGGGCAGCGCGGACACGTGGAGCGCGGAGGCCGGCGCGCGGGGGGCGAGGGCGGCGGGCGCGGGGTTGCCACGCGGCGCGGCCGGGCGGCGGGCGGAGGCGCGTGGACGCGGGCGCGCGAGCGGCTCACCACCGGACCGACGGACGGGGACCGACGGACGCCCAggtgcggcggcggcggcggcgtcggGCAGGCCGGAAGCGTGCAAAAGTGACTTCCCCGCGGGTTCTCCGAGGAGGattcgctctttttttttttttctttctttctttctttttttttaagattttaaagcgTTTTCgggttttttttatctttttctctttttttttttcttcaggctgCTAGGCCCGAAAGCGGCGGAGGCTGCGGCGACCCGGGGCGGAGAGAGGCGGCCGGGGGAGCCACCGCTCCATTTATACCCGCCCGCCCCGGGCGCTGCTGGTCGAAGGGCGCCTCGCGACCTGGGCGCAGTCGTGCCCGCCCACTCGGCCCGGGGGCCCGAGGCGGGGCGGCCACGCGAGAGCGTCCCGGCACGGCCGCGCGGCGCCACAGCGACCCCTGGCGCGCGGAGGACCGCTCCGCTGGGGCCTCCGCCGAACCCAAGGGCCGCTTTCCCTACGAGTGGGTAGAGAGTAAATCACCCGCCCCTCCGGGACTAGAACCGAGGGATAAAGTTACCCACCGGCACGCATCATGTTTATAATCGATGTCTTGCctaactgtaaaataaagatgacataaaataaattatagttacATAACAGGTGCTCCGCTATGTAAATGACTGGGCCCAAATAACGGAGAAGACGTTCTGAAGTTTTTAGAATACTGGGACCTAAAGGTAGAATCATTGGGAACACGACAGCTACTAATGCAGTAGTGCCCGTGGGTGATGGGATTCTCTGGAAAGATGAACAAATTTGGGGAAagcttcaataaaacaaaatacaatcaTCTTTCTATTTACAAGGTAGTGGTGTTCCTGGAAATTTAGTTGATATTTAAGGGCACAAAATATGTTCTGTTCCCATGTAAAAGGGAGTCAGGGTCTAAGCTCTGATAGTTATGAAAAGAATTTTCATCTGCATGAGGATCTGGCAGGTCATTTGAAAGTCATGTGGTACATGGGACAAGTCTACTCCATGTGGCACTGTCGCCGTGCATTTCAAGATATAATAGAGACAGCATCTCTTCTTCCATAAATGCCAGGAACCACCCTCATCATCACTGTGATGACCAAAAATGGAAATTACTAAAAGCACACAGACACTCCCATTGAAAAGCATTGatttgattaaatgaatgaagaaatattagtatttatatattcattcaaagAAATGGGCTCACTCTCTGTCAACACCGGATAAAGGTGCTGGGGGATACCATGATGGACAAGGCAGAGGAAGTCCCTCTCTCCCTCATGAAGTTTATATTCTAGTTAGTGTATTAAAGCAAGAAACATTTAGGGAGCACTCCATCTATAGGTAGATCCCCTcctcagggaagacttcctagaCCACCCAGTGGTTTAAAGCCTGCCAGCACTGTTCATCCCAGCACAGTGGGTCTGTACTGGATAGATAGTATGATCTGTCAAGAGAAAGAATGAGTCCAGGgttgggaagaggaaggaaaaaaaacttcatgGTGAGGACATGGCTGCAGGTGAGGTCTCTGCAGCTGAGGATTCTGTAGTATAGCAGGAATGTCAGAGCTTTACTTTCtggattcattcatttgtcattCAACAAACTTTATGTGGCATTTCTAAGAGCCAGCCTTGCTCTGTTCCAAGTGCTGGGGAAGACATGTGAGCTAAACATTCACAGACCATCCTGCCCTTATGAAGGAGAGAGATGAAAAGCAAGCAAATATGGGTGTGTATAGAACTTGTGAAAAGGGCTTTGAATCTAGAGACTTTTTGAGTGTAAGAGCAGGGGAAACCCAGCCCCATCCTCCCAGCAGGAGGTCAGTTCCACCTACAAAAGCTCTATTTCCTATAAGCAACAATGGCTCTGCCCCTCAGGAAGGAAGACCCTTCCTTGTCCACAGACAGGGTCTTTGAGATCTTGGAGGTTTGGTCCAGGCAAAAGACAGCACAACTTTGGACCGTTGTCACATCTCTGGGCCTCCTCCATCTGTATGATGGGCTCAGTCAGCCCTTTAAGGAAGAGGGGCCCAGTATCTGCCCACTAGAGGGAAGATGTTCTTCCCTTCTTATCCTCcaaggaaagcttcctggaggaggtagcAATGAAGCTGGACCTTTAAAAGAAGGTCGTGTTTTGGAAGGTAGAAATGGATGGAGGCAGGGAGATCATTCTACAGACAGAAGTACAGAGACGGATAAACCATTTGTTAGCTTAGTAAGTCATTTTACACTCTTGGggcttagtttcctcattggtaGAATAGATATGATGTGAGATAGTATACGTATACCTTTACACAGTGCCAGGCATACAAAAGTATTTGGTAGACAGTGGataatataatactgtattattacAACATGACATTTTCAAGGTTGCTATGAGTAGCCCAATGAGGCTAGAACGTaggggtgtttgtgtgtgtgt is part of the Balaenoptera musculus isolate JJ_BM4_2016_0621 chromosome 1, mBalMus1.pri.v3, whole genome shotgun sequence genome and encodes:
- the PABPC4 gene encoding polyadenylate-binding protein 4 isoform X5: MNAAASSYPMASLYVGDLHSDVTEAMLYEKFSPAGPVLSIRVCRDMITRRSLGYAYVNFQQPADAERALDTMNFDVIKGKPIRIMWSQRDPSLRKSGVGNVFIKNLDKSIDNKALYDTFSAFGNILSCKVVCDENGSKGYAFVHFETQEAADKAIEKMNGMLLNDRKVFVGRFKSRKEREAELGAKAKEFTNVYIKNFGEEVDDESLKELFSQFGKTLSVKVMRDPSGKSKGFGFVSYEKHEDANKAVEEMNGKEISGKVIFVGRAQKKVERQAELKRKFEQLKQERISRYQGVNLYIKNLDDTIDDEKLRKEFSPFGSITSAKVMLEDGRSKGFGFVCFSSPEEATKAVTEMNGRIVGSKPLYVALAQRKEERKAHLTNQYMQRVAGMRALPANAILNQFQPAAGGYFVPAVPQAQGRPPYYTPNQLAQMRPNPRWQQGGRPQGFQGMPSAIRQSGPRPALRHLAPTGSECPDRLAMDFGGAGAAQQGLTDSCQSGGVPTAVQNLAPRAAVAAAAPRAVAPYKYASSVRSPHAAIQPLQAPQPAVHVQGQEPLTASMLAAAPPQEQKQMLGERLFPLIQTMHSNLAGKITGMLLEIDNSELLHMLESPESLRSKVDEAVAVLQAHHAKKEAAQKVGAVAAATS
- the PABPC4 gene encoding polyadenylate-binding protein 4 isoform X6; this encodes MNAAASSYPMASLYVGDLHSDVTEAMLYEKFSPAGPVLSIRVCRDMITRRSLGYAYVNFQQPADAERALDTMNFDVIKGKPIRIMWSQRDPSLRKSGVGNVFIKNLDKSIDNKALYDTFSAFGNILSCKVVCDENGSKGYAFVHFETQEAADKAIEKMNGMLLNDRKVFVGRFKSRKEREAELGAKAKEFTNVYIKNFGEEVDDESLKELFSQFGKTLSVKVMRDPSGKSKGFGFVSYEKHEDANKAVEEMNGKEISGKVIFVGRAQKKVERQAELKRKFEQLKQERISRYQGVNLYIKNLDDTIDDEKLRKEFSPFGSITSAKVMLEDGRSKGFGFVCFSSPEEATKAVTEMNGRIVGSKPLYVALAQRKEERKAHLTNQYMQRVAGMRALPANAILNQFQPAAGGYFVPAVPQAQGRPPYYTPNQLAQMRPNPRWQQGFQGMPSAIRQSGPRPALRHLAPTGSECPDRLAMDFGGAGAAQQGLTDSCQSGGVPTAVQNLAPRAAVAAAAPRAVAPYKYASSVRSPHAAIQPLQAPQPAVHVQGQEPLTASMLAAAPPQEQKQMLGERLFPLIQTMHSNLAGKITGMLLEIDNSELLHMLESPESLRSKVDEAVAVLQAHHAKKEAAQKVGAVAAATS
- the PABPC4 gene encoding polyadenylate-binding protein 4 isoform X9, with product MNAAASSYPMASLYVGDLHSDVTEAMLYEKFSPAGPVLSIRVCRDMITRRSLGYAYVNFQQPADAERALDTMNFDVIKGKPIRIMWSQRDPSLRKSGVGNVFIKNLDKSIDNKALYDTFSAFGNILSCKVVCDENGSKGYAFVHFETQEAADKAIEKMNGMLLNDRKVFVGRFKSRKEREAELGAKAKEFTNVYIKNFGEEVDDESLKELFSQFGKTLSVKVMRDPSGKSKGFGFVSYEKHEDANKAVEEMNGKEISGKVIFVGRAQKKVERQAELKRKFEQLKQERISRYQGVNLYIKNLDDTIDDEKLRKEFSPFGSITSAKVMLEDGRSKGFGFVCFSSPEEATKAVTEMNGRIVGSKPLYVALAQRKEERKAHLTNQYMQRVAGMRALPANAILNQFQPAAGGYFVPAVPQAQGRPPYYTPNQLAQMRPNPRWQQGFQGMPSAIRQSGPRPALRHLAPTGVPTAVQNLAPRAAVAAAAPRAVAPYKYASSVRSPHAAIQPLQAPQPAVHVQGQEPLTASMLAAAPPQEQKQMLGERLFPLIQTMHSNLAGKITGMLLEIDNSELLHMLESPESLRSKVDEAVAVLQAHHAKKEAAQKVGAVAAATS
- the PABPC4 gene encoding polyadenylate-binding protein 4 isoform X7 produces the protein MNAAASSYPMASLYVGDLHSDVTEAMLYEKFSPAGPVLSIRVCRDMITRRSLGYAYVNFQQPADAERALDTMNFDVIKGKPIRIMWSQRDPSLRKSGVGNVFIKNLDKSIDNKALYDTFSAFGNILSCKVVCDENGSKGYAFVHFETQEAADKAIEKMNGMLLNDRKVFVGRFKSRKEREAELGAKAKEFTNVYIKNFGEEVDDESLKELFSQFGKTLSVKVMRDPSGKSKGFGFVSYEKHEDANKAVEEMNGKEISGKVIFVGRAQKKVERQAELKRKFEQLKQERISRYQGVNLYIKNLDDTIDDEKLRKEFSPFGSITSAKVMLEDGRSKGFGFVCFSSPEEATKAVTEMNGRIVGSKPLYVALAQRKEERKAHLTNQYMQRVAGMRALPANAILNQFQPAAGGYFVPAVPQAQGRPPYYTPNQLAQMRPNPRWQQGGRPQGFQGMPSAIRQSGPRPALRHLAPTGNAPASRGLPTTAQRVGVPTAVQNLAPRAAVAAAAPRAVAPYKYASSVRSPHAAIQPLQAPQPAVHVQGQEPLTASMLAAAPPQEQKQMLGERLFPLIQTMHSNLAGKITGMLLEIDNSELLHMLESPESLRSKVDEAVAVLQAHHAKKEAAQKVGAVAAATS
- the PABPC4 gene encoding polyadenylate-binding protein 4 isoform X8, with amino-acid sequence MNAAASSYPMASLYVGDLHSDVTEAMLYEKFSPAGPVLSIRVCRDMITRRSLGYAYVNFQQPADAERALDTMNFDVIKGKPIRIMWSQRDPSLRKSGVGNVFIKNLDKSIDNKALYDTFSAFGNILSCKVVCDENGSKGYAFVHFETQEAADKAIEKMNGMLLNDRKVFVGRFKSRKEREAELGAKAKEFTNVYIKNFGEEVDDESLKELFSQFGKTLSVKVMRDPSGKSKGFGFVSYEKHEDANKAVEEMNGKEISGKVIFVGRAQKKVERQAELKRKFEQLKQERISRYQGVNLYIKNLDDTIDDEKLRKEFSPFGSITSAKVMLEDGRSKGFGFVCFSSPEEATKAVTEMNGRIVGSKPLYVALAQRKEERKAHLTNQYMQRVAGMRALPANAILNQFQPAAGGYFVPAVPQAQGRPPYYTPNQLAQMRPNPRWQQGGRPQGFQGMPSAIRQSGPRPALRHLAPTGVPTAVQNLAPRAAVAAAAPRAVAPYKYASSVRSPHAAIQPLQAPQPAVHVQGQEPLTASMLAAAPPQEQKQMLGERLFPLIQTMHSNLAGKITGMLLEIDNSELLHMLESPESLRSKVDEAVAVLQAHHAKKEAAQKVGAVAAATS